Proteins found in one Cataglyphis hispanica isolate Lineage 1 chromosome 15, ULB_Chis1_1.0, whole genome shotgun sequence genomic segment:
- the LOC126855289 gene encoding LOW QUALITY PROTEIN: mucin-5AC (The sequence of the model RefSeq protein was modified relative to this genomic sequence to represent the inferred CDS: inserted 4 bases in 2 codons), which yields MSRNRREGAASRGQVLLLRLLLACALIVISCQEETVRSWDKLSQLIPTNSVYEKQGRNASPSGNEADASLAQSLDENHVMDTSKSKEEDDHVEEEEEEPKLTYEEYEDENKYEEEEVEEEEEEVEEKKEEEEKGSSDIDKSATKKXRSPAETSSMSNIEARDNSRDEDYLEDPPTNQYDNTYYYYDEYENGNHSRYEPADGENLDYPDAESEEDITPENLPESALEKEDEDVSHESSTNSSLIEREIDDTVSPIDAEQGSSMEGSDKIFAVLGASKEKSNDSVPVEASSILIGGAVVSVVTTKSVVNGTISVPTTAAPTSTEQVAPPSPSLTETTEQYPEITTEDSRILASVQTSRSISGARFLPFPVIDHVEQIEAHNESPESKKTSQSPSESTESIIDKLDWAQSKLSSDLLPAAILGTGGFRNAGNTLQLDVLAERDRTTTRRSFTTTIKTPVISKFVPRRYNDKRLDHAGTTSTTKPRFEITVDNLEGLLPRNYVSRGTTPNTGLPKINFRWPSSKPATSTEITETKATSTTPRTKSKTNIVIQDISAFLPPGYKLKKEDIAVTESSLLSDILAKSKVDISSLLPTDYDKRKIEEESKSKGTTITTTTSTTAKSTNVSPEKIASSIQDLFASSKVDISALLPKDYEQKKKDLTLNSEIDDANSKQNATVTERPESPTTKKAGSLKIVFPSRPGGRKPIHKITTPXTPRGDSPGAVTPKIQKGWPTRATTEFTGWPTPSTTPISIEKLLEAARTATVASVNMSLIPSTNEISSTSSTSTTTTTTPRPTTPGVCDDECEVAGTIRIIGNATWVPELFDRNTREWQELANQVEQEVDFIFSKSSVLMNWYKNIRIDSFSQGSILVDYFVELANLQQKVNTQELKVIFHDSLRTYNANRWNETSTKGALRMGIFTIDPRYTDFVVIPKVIIPQYIEKDDKLIPQWAIAVIVIGVGGLLFIIVFGVSVLVNRQNRSKLKPTMSTIYDEEIVKHTSSHRSSDYSKPVHTIWTDPDVSWNDKSFESTSNKILVDKSFQDNKKYNLYDSWRSEWNGYYYNPSHTSSKYGYDSTTNLSNRHHPDYDTNF from the exons ATGTCGAGGAATCGAAGAGAAGGAGCGGCTTCGCGCGGCCAGGTCCTACTCCTGCGCCTGCTGTTGGCCTGCGCGCTCATCGTCATCAGTTGTCAAGAGG AAACGGTTCGATCTTGGGACAAACTCTCACAGTTGATACCAACAAATTCGGTCTATGAAAAGCAAGGTCGAAATGCATCGCCGTCCGGTAATGAGGCCGATGCATCGTTGGCGCAATCGTTGGACGAGAACCACGTGATGGATACATCGAAATCGAAGGAGGAAGACGATCACgtggaggaagaggaggaagaaccCAAACTAACATACGAAGAATATGAAGATGAAAATAAGTATGAAGAGGAAGAGGtcgaagaggaggaagaggaggtcgaagagaagaaagaagaggaggaaaaaGGTTCCTCTGATATCGACAAAAGCGCAACGAAGAA GAGATCTCCGGCGGAAACCAGTAGCATGTCGAATATTGAGGCGAGAGACAATTCTAGGGATGAAGATTATCTCGAAGATCCCCCGACGAATCAGTACgacaatacatattattattatgatgagTACGAAAACGGAAATCATTCTCGATATGAGCCCGCAG ACGGAGAAAATCTCGATTACCCAGACGCGGAATCCGAAGAAGACATTACGCCGGAGAATTTGCCAGAATCAGCGCTAGAAAAAGAAGACGAAGATGTCTCGCATGAGTCATCTACCAATTCATCATTAATCGAACGAGAAATCGACGATACGGTTTCACCGATAGATGCGGAACAAGGCTCATCTATGGAGGgcagcgataaaatatttgccgTTCTCGGTGCATCCAAGGAAAAGTCTAATGATAGTGTCCCTGTCGAGGCGAGTTCCATCCTGATAGGCGGTGCCGTGGTATCTGTGGTGACCACAAAAAGTGTGGTAAACGGCACAATATCGGTGCCGACGACGGCCGCTCCTACTAGCACGGAGCAAGTCGCGCCGCCGTCACCTTCGTTGACCGAAACAACGGAACAATATCCAGAAATAACCACGGAGGACTCCAGGATTCTCGCCTCCGTGCAGACTAGCCGTAGCATATCGGGTGCGCGCTTTTTACCGTTTCCGGTAATAGATCACGTGGAACAGATTGAGGCGCATAACGAATCGCCCGAAAGCAAGAAAACGTCTCAGTCTCCGTCCGAATCTACGGAGAGTATCATCGACAAACTCGACTGGGCTCAGTCCAAATTGTCAAGTGATCTCTTGCCGGCCGCCATACTCGGCACTGGTGGTTTCCGGAATGCCGGCAATACGTTACAATTGGACGTGCTGGCTGAGAGAGATCGTACGACGACTCGCAGGAGTTTTACTACTACGATCAAAACGCCAGTCATTAGCAAGTTTGTACCTCGACGTTACAACGATAAAAGATTAGATCATGCTGGCACTACTAGCACAACGAAGCCGCGATTTGAAATCACAGTCGATAATCTGGAAGGTTTGCTACCTCGGAATTACGTATCGAGAGGAACTACACCGAACACAGGActtcctaaaataaatttcag GTGGCCTTCCTCAAAACCGGCAACGTCCACGGAAATAACAGAGACGAAGGCCACGTCGACCACACCACGAACAAAATCTAAAACCAATATTGTCATTCAAGATATTAGCGCATTCTTACCACCaggatataaattgaaaaaagaagacaTAGCTGTTACTGAAAGTTCACTTTTAAGTGACATTCTCGCCAAATCCAAGGTTGACATTTCATCCCTCTTACCAACTGACTATGATAAGAGGAAGATCGAAGAAGAATCTAAGTCGAAGGGTACCACAATCACAACGACGACATCGACAACAGCGAAAAGTACAAATGTTTCCCCGGAAAAGATTGCCTCTTCTATTCAAGATCTCTTCGCATCTTCCAAAGTCGACATCTCCGCCTTGTTACCTAAGGATTatgaacaaaagaaaaaggatcTTACCTTAAATAGCGAAATCGACGACGCAAATAGCAAACAGAATGCAACGGTCACAGAACGACCTGAATCACCTACCACGAAGAAAGCCGGTAGCTTGAAAATCGTGTTTCCTAGCAGACCAGGCGGTCGCAAGCCTATTCACAAAATAACTACTCC CACTCCACGTGGAGATAGTCCAGGCGCGGTGACACCAAAAATACAAAAGGGATGGCCGACTAG AGCTACTACTGAGTTCACCGGATGGCCAACTCCGTCTACCACACCGATCTCCATCGAGAAATTGCTGGAAGCTGCACGCACAGCTACGGTAGCGTCAGTGAATATGTCGCTTATTCCCAGCACAAACGAGATCTCAAGTACGTCGTCAACatcgacaacgacgacgacgacaccGAGACCGACGACTCCCGGCGTATGCGACGATGAATGCGAGGTCGCCGGCACGATACGCATAATCGGAAACGCAACATGGGTACCAGAACTGTTCGATAGGAATACTCGTGAATGGCAGGAGCTTGCGAATCAAGTGGAACAAGAG gtggactttatattttctaagtCCAGTGTTTTAATGAattggtataaaaatataagaattgacTCTTTcag TCAAGGTAGCATCCTGGTAGACTATTTTGTTGAATTAGCCAATTTACAACAAAAAGTGAACACGCAGGAACTGAAAGTGATTTTCCACGATTCGCTCAGAACGTACAACGCCAATCGGTGGAATGAAACAAGTACGAAGGGTGCATTAAGGATGGGAATCTTTACTATTGATCCTAGATACACCGATTTCGTAG TGATACCTAAGGTGATTATACCACAGTATATTGAGAAAGACGATAAGTTAATACCTCAGTGGGCTATCGCCGTGATAGTAATAGGCGTCGGAGGTTTACTATTCATTATTGTGTTTGGTGTATCTGTG ctCGTCAATAGACAAAACAGATCTAAATTGAAACCGACTATGTCCACTATTTACGATGAAGAGATAGTTAAACACACATCGAGTCACAGATCGAGCGATTACTCAAAACCGGTACACACAATATGGACCGATCCCGACGTCTCTTGGAACGATAAGTCTTTCGAGTCGACTTCTAACAAG ATTCTGGTTGATAAATCTTTCCAGGACAACAAAAAGTACAATTTATACGACAGTTGGCGATCCGAATGGAACGGTTATTATTACAATCCTTCGCATACGAGCAGCAAGTACGGTTATGACAGTACTACGAATTTATCGAACCGTCACCATCCCGATTATGACACGAACTTTTAA
- the LOC126854903 gene encoding transcription elongation regulator 1 isoform X1, whose translation MDASSEQPAAIAAEPVVSSNEQEHNDEAMEETEEYSYEGEDYRHFMPRGRGGFRGRGRGGFDFPMRGAGPPRFRGRGFGPRGPMFRGANNGFPFEGPPRPNCPPGPAGPRFRGPPPFDPSWGPMGPPNLMGPPNLMGPPGMPPPHMMNGPIGTGPGPYGPPPGMGPPNMNSIPGQQQPPQQSQQQANIPGLDLNGEVWVETKAADGKSYYYNIRTRDTTWTKPEGPNVKVMVQDQLEQLVHGASKQATARSTTPTSSSSTPTQISENRISQGEQSSSNTDAINQLSTAPPGTGPPPTLNDTSDVSNQASETNQSNGTASATVTNTPPINTPTITTNMMQPPPNMIPMQHRMPNQFGSPIATQFGAAPFGMPPPGFQPFGGYGPPQANWGMPQMPHGVMAPQVAPEDPAILAQLDADLVAAAMVWTEHRAPDGRLYYYNSKAGESVWEKPQPLKDLESAKLALRQKNEEPNAIPTSTTVVTTTTVTNNSAAAEPKQEKPPENAHETKDNTKDADNAKPKKEENTAKEPAKPQDKSRPISSTPVPGTPWCVVWTGDGRVFFYNPSSRISVWERPDDLIGRQDVDKMISSPPDAIGTTKPTRQSDTSESSDDDQPTPAKKMKHDDTKNTPIKEEEEKEEKKTIDIGKEAAIEAEVRAARERAIVPLETRIKSFRDMLAEKDVSAFSTWEKELHKIVFDPRYLLLTSKERKQVFEKYVKERAEEERREKRNKMKERKEQFQKLLEEAGLHGKSSFSDFAQKHGRDERFKNVEKMRERESLFNEYLLEVRKKEKEEKTAKREQVKKEFFAMLREHKDIDRHSHWSDCKKKLESDWRYRVVESASTREDWFRDYIRILKDERKKEKEKDKDHRHREKDHKTEKKDRDRKDSDKGKETKSNKDRTDKDNTKEKKQRRSEAPAEENGKEKKETVIEKESGEIEESDDKSIKKENDKEEGDDHSDSEEDREKQKRERERRAEVSLREREREVQRTLATHLRDRDKERQHHRHTEAVQHFSALLADLVRNGDLAWREAKRQLRKDHRWELAESLDREEKERLFNEHIEQLGRKKRDKFRELLDEVGASTELTASWKDIKKLLKDDPRYLKFSSSDRKCEKEFKEYIKDKLVAAKADFRELLQETKLITDKTFKKVQENSSHLAEIEEILRKDRRFLVLEAAATERTRLLMGYLEELARRGPPPPPTASEPSRRPTTN comes from the exons ggGTCGTGGCAGAGGTGGGTTTGATTTCCCTATGAGGGGTGCTGGGCCTCCAAGGTTTCGAGGAAGAGGGTTTGGACCACGTGGACCAATGTTTCGTGGAGCAAATAATGGATTTCCCTTTGAGGGCCCACCTAGGCCAAATTGCCCTCCTGGTCCAGCAGGACCAAGATTTCGAGGACCGCCACCATTTGATCCTAGTTGGGGACCTATGGGGCCGCCAAATCTTATGGGACCTCCTAACTTGATGGGACCTCCAGGAATG cCTCCACCACATATGATGAATGGGCCTATTGGTACAGGACCAGGTCCATACGGGCCTCCTCCTGGAATGGGACCACCTAATATGAATAGC attcCAGGACAGCAACAGCCACCTCAACAATCACAACAACAAGCAAACATTCCAGGTCTAGATCTCAATGGGGAAGTATGGGTAGAGACAAAAGCAGCTGACGGCAAGTCATATTACTACAATATTCGTACAAGAGATACTACATGGACTAAACCAGAGGGACCAAATGTGAAGGTCATGGTGCAGGAtcag TTAGAACAATTAGTACATGGTGCATCAAAACAAGCAACAGCACGTTCCACTACACCTACTTCATCAAGTAGTACACCAACTCAAATTAGTGAAAATAGAATTTCTCAAGGCGAACAATCGTCTTCTAATACAGATGCTATCAATCAATTAAGTACAGCACCTCCCGGTACTGGACCACCTCCTACATTGAATGATACATCAGATGTCAGTAATCAAGCATCTGAAACAAATCAATCTAATG gcACAGCATCCGCGACAGTTACCAACACGCCACCAATAAATACACCGACTATAACCACAAACATGATGCAGCCACCACCAAATATGATACCTATGCAACATAGAATGCCAAATCAGTTTGGCAGTCCTATTGCCACACAGTTTGGAGCGGCACCATTTGGAATGCCACCACCAGGTTTTCAACCTTTTGGTGGTTATGGGCCACCACAAGCAAATTGGG gTATGCCACAAATGCCTCATGGTGTAATGGCACCTCAAGTAGCTCCTGAAGATCCTGCTATACTTGCACAGCTTGATGCTGATCTAGTAGCCGCTGCTATGGTTTGGACCGAGCATCGTGCACCGGATggcagattatattattacaatagtaAAGCAGGAGAGTCAGTATGGGAAAAGCCACAACCTTTAAAAGATTTGGAAA gTGCAAAATTGGCATTACGGCAGAAAAATGAAGAACCAAATGCTATTCCTACAAGTACTACTGTCGTTACAACTACTACTGTTACCAATAACAGCGCCGCGGCCGAGCCTAAACAAGAGAAGCCGCCAGAGAATGCTCATGAAACcaaagataatacaaaagACGCGGATAATGCTAAGCCTAAAAAGGAGGAAAACACCGCAAAGGAACCTGCAAAACCACAAGACAAGTCTAGACCCATTTCTAGTACGCCAGTGCCTGGAACTCCAtg GTGCGTTGTTTGGACGGGAGACGGACGAGTATTTTTCTACAATCCTTCTTCGCGAATATCAGTTTGGGAAAGGCCGGACGATCTTATTGGCCGTCAAGATGTCGACAAGATGATATCATCACCACCAGATGCGATCGGTACTACAAAACCAACACGTCAATCAGATACTAGTGAAAGCAGCGACGACGATCAACCCACACCagctaaaaaaatgaaacatgaCGATactaaaa ATACACCTataaaagaagaggaagagaaggaagagaagaagaCTATCGACATCGGTAAGGAAGCTGCGATAGAAGCCGAGGTAAGAGcagcaagagagagagcgatagTTCCATTGGAAACCAGGATCAAATCGTTCAGAGATATGCTCGCAGAGAAAGAt GTATCTGCGTTTAGTACTTGGGAAAAAGAACTTcataaaatagtatttgatCCACGTTATTTACTTTTAACATCAAAGGAAAGGAAACAagtctttgaaaaatatgtgaaagaaAGAGCGGAAGAAGAAAGGCGAGAGAAGAGGAATAAGATGAAAGAACGAAAAGAACAATTTCAAAAACTTCTAGAAGAGGCCGGACTTCACGGAAA ATCATCGTTTAGTGATTTTGCTCAAAAACACGGAAGAGATGAACGATTTAAGAATGTAGAAAAGATGCGAGAACGAGAAAGCCTTTTCAACGAATATCTCCTGGAAGTgcgaaagaaggagaaagaggaaaaaacaGCCAAACGAGAAcag GTGAAAAAGGAATTCTTTGCGATGCTACGTGAGCACAAAGACATCGACAGGCATTCGCATTGGAGcgattgtaagaaaaaattggaatCGGATTGGAGATACAGAGTCGTAGAGTCGGCAAGCACGCGAGAAGATTGGTTTAGGGATTATATTCGCATACTGAAGGATGAGCGGAAaaaggagaaggagaaagacaAAGATCATCGGCACAGAGAAAAAGATCACAAGACGGAGAAGAAGGACAGAGATCGTAAGGATTCGGATAAAGGTAAAGAAACGAAGTCTAATAAAGATAGAACCgacaaagataatacaaagGAAAAGAAGCAACGAAGAAGCGAAGCGCCTGCGGAGGAAAAcggaaaggagaaaaaagagacagtgatagagaaagagagcggggAAATCGAAGAAAGTGacgataaaagtataaaaaaagagaacgat AAGGAAGAGGGAGATGATCATTCTGATTCAGAGGAAGATCGTGAGAAACAGAAAAGAGAACGTGAAAGACGGGCAGAGGTCAGTcttcgagaaagagaaagagaagtgcAAAGGACTCTTGCTACGCATCTTCGTGATAGGGATAAAGAGAGACAGCATCATCGTCATACAGAGGCGGTTCAACACTTCAGTGCACTTCTTGCTGACTtg GTTAGAAATGGTGATCTGGCATGGAGAGAAGCAAAGCGACAACTTAGGAAGGACCATAGATGGGAACTTGCTGAAAGTTTAGATCGCGAGGAGAAAGAACGTTTGTTTAACGAACACATCGAGCAATTAGGTCGTAAAAAACGCGACAAATTTCGGGAATTGCTCGACGAAGTAGGCGCATCTACTGAATTAACGGCATCCTGGAAGGACATTAAGAAATTGTTGAAAGATGATCCTAGATACTTGAAATTTTCTTCCAGTGATCGG aAATGCGAGAAGGAATTTAAAGAATACATTAAGGACAAACTTGTTGCTGCCAAAGCTGATTTTAGAGAGCTTCTACag GAAACAAAACTAATCACTGATAAAACGTTCAAAAAAGTTCAAGAAAATAGTTCGCATCTAGcagaaattgaagaaattctGAGAAAAGATCGAAGATTTCTTGTACTCGAAGCTGCCGCTACCGAACGAACTCGATTATTGATGGGTTATTTAGAAGAATTAGCACGAAGAGGTCCTCCACCACCTCCCACTGCTTCAGAGCCATCAAGAAGACCAACtacaaa ttGA
- the LOC126854903 gene encoding transcription elongation regulator 1 isoform X2, with protein sequence MDASSEQPAAIAAEPVVSSNEQEHNDEAMEETEEYSYEGEDYRHFMPRGRGGFRGGFDFPMRGAGPPRFRGRGFGPRGPMFRGANNGFPFEGPPRPNCPPGPAGPRFRGPPPFDPSWGPMGPPNLMGPPNLMGPPGMPPPHMMNGPIGTGPGPYGPPPGMGPPNMNSIPGQQQPPQQSQQQANIPGLDLNGEVWVETKAADGKSYYYNIRTRDTTWTKPEGPNVKVMVQDQLEQLVHGASKQATARSTTPTSSSSTPTQISENRISQGEQSSSNTDAINQLSTAPPGTGPPPTLNDTSDVSNQASETNQSNGTASATVTNTPPINTPTITTNMMQPPPNMIPMQHRMPNQFGSPIATQFGAAPFGMPPPGFQPFGGYGPPQANWGMPQMPHGVMAPQVAPEDPAILAQLDADLVAAAMVWTEHRAPDGRLYYYNSKAGESVWEKPQPLKDLESAKLALRQKNEEPNAIPTSTTVVTTTTVTNNSAAAEPKQEKPPENAHETKDNTKDADNAKPKKEENTAKEPAKPQDKSRPISSTPVPGTPWCVVWTGDGRVFFYNPSSRISVWERPDDLIGRQDVDKMISSPPDAIGTTKPTRQSDTSESSDDDQPTPAKKMKHDDTKNTPIKEEEEKEEKKTIDIGKEAAIEAEVRAARERAIVPLETRIKSFRDMLAEKDVSAFSTWEKELHKIVFDPRYLLLTSKERKQVFEKYVKERAEEERREKRNKMKERKEQFQKLLEEAGLHGKSSFSDFAQKHGRDERFKNVEKMRERESLFNEYLLEVRKKEKEEKTAKREQVKKEFFAMLREHKDIDRHSHWSDCKKKLESDWRYRVVESASTREDWFRDYIRILKDERKKEKEKDKDHRHREKDHKTEKKDRDRKDSDKGKETKSNKDRTDKDNTKEKKQRRSEAPAEENGKEKKETVIEKESGEIEESDDKSIKKENDKEEGDDHSDSEEDREKQKRERERRAEVSLREREREVQRTLATHLRDRDKERQHHRHTEAVQHFSALLADLVRNGDLAWREAKRQLRKDHRWELAESLDREEKERLFNEHIEQLGRKKRDKFRELLDEVGASTELTASWKDIKKLLKDDPRYLKFSSSDRKCEKEFKEYIKDKLVAAKADFRELLQETKLITDKTFKKVQENSSHLAEIEEILRKDRRFLVLEAAATERTRLLMGYLEELARRGPPPPPTASEPSRRPTTN encoded by the exons AGGTGGGTTTGATTTCCCTATGAGGGGTGCTGGGCCTCCAAGGTTTCGAGGAAGAGGGTTTGGACCACGTGGACCAATGTTTCGTGGAGCAAATAATGGATTTCCCTTTGAGGGCCCACCTAGGCCAAATTGCCCTCCTGGTCCAGCAGGACCAAGATTTCGAGGACCGCCACCATTTGATCCTAGTTGGGGACCTATGGGGCCGCCAAATCTTATGGGACCTCCTAACTTGATGGGACCTCCAGGAATG cCTCCACCACATATGATGAATGGGCCTATTGGTACAGGACCAGGTCCATACGGGCCTCCTCCTGGAATGGGACCACCTAATATGAATAGC attcCAGGACAGCAACAGCCACCTCAACAATCACAACAACAAGCAAACATTCCAGGTCTAGATCTCAATGGGGAAGTATGGGTAGAGACAAAAGCAGCTGACGGCAAGTCATATTACTACAATATTCGTACAAGAGATACTACATGGACTAAACCAGAGGGACCAAATGTGAAGGTCATGGTGCAGGAtcag TTAGAACAATTAGTACATGGTGCATCAAAACAAGCAACAGCACGTTCCACTACACCTACTTCATCAAGTAGTACACCAACTCAAATTAGTGAAAATAGAATTTCTCAAGGCGAACAATCGTCTTCTAATACAGATGCTATCAATCAATTAAGTACAGCACCTCCCGGTACTGGACCACCTCCTACATTGAATGATACATCAGATGTCAGTAATCAAGCATCTGAAACAAATCAATCTAATG gcACAGCATCCGCGACAGTTACCAACACGCCACCAATAAATACACCGACTATAACCACAAACATGATGCAGCCACCACCAAATATGATACCTATGCAACATAGAATGCCAAATCAGTTTGGCAGTCCTATTGCCACACAGTTTGGAGCGGCACCATTTGGAATGCCACCACCAGGTTTTCAACCTTTTGGTGGTTATGGGCCACCACAAGCAAATTGGG gTATGCCACAAATGCCTCATGGTGTAATGGCACCTCAAGTAGCTCCTGAAGATCCTGCTATACTTGCACAGCTTGATGCTGATCTAGTAGCCGCTGCTATGGTTTGGACCGAGCATCGTGCACCGGATggcagattatattattacaatagtaAAGCAGGAGAGTCAGTATGGGAAAAGCCACAACCTTTAAAAGATTTGGAAA gTGCAAAATTGGCATTACGGCAGAAAAATGAAGAACCAAATGCTATTCCTACAAGTACTACTGTCGTTACAACTACTACTGTTACCAATAACAGCGCCGCGGCCGAGCCTAAACAAGAGAAGCCGCCAGAGAATGCTCATGAAACcaaagataatacaaaagACGCGGATAATGCTAAGCCTAAAAAGGAGGAAAACACCGCAAAGGAACCTGCAAAACCACAAGACAAGTCTAGACCCATTTCTAGTACGCCAGTGCCTGGAACTCCAtg GTGCGTTGTTTGGACGGGAGACGGACGAGTATTTTTCTACAATCCTTCTTCGCGAATATCAGTTTGGGAAAGGCCGGACGATCTTATTGGCCGTCAAGATGTCGACAAGATGATATCATCACCACCAGATGCGATCGGTACTACAAAACCAACACGTCAATCAGATACTAGTGAAAGCAGCGACGACGATCAACCCACACCagctaaaaaaatgaaacatgaCGATactaaaa ATACACCTataaaagaagaggaagagaaggaagagaagaagaCTATCGACATCGGTAAGGAAGCTGCGATAGAAGCCGAGGTAAGAGcagcaagagagagagcgatagTTCCATTGGAAACCAGGATCAAATCGTTCAGAGATATGCTCGCAGAGAAAGAt GTATCTGCGTTTAGTACTTGGGAAAAAGAACTTcataaaatagtatttgatCCACGTTATTTACTTTTAACATCAAAGGAAAGGAAACAagtctttgaaaaatatgtgaaagaaAGAGCGGAAGAAGAAAGGCGAGAGAAGAGGAATAAGATGAAAGAACGAAAAGAACAATTTCAAAAACTTCTAGAAGAGGCCGGACTTCACGGAAA ATCATCGTTTAGTGATTTTGCTCAAAAACACGGAAGAGATGAACGATTTAAGAATGTAGAAAAGATGCGAGAACGAGAAAGCCTTTTCAACGAATATCTCCTGGAAGTgcgaaagaaggagaaagaggaaaaaacaGCCAAACGAGAAcag GTGAAAAAGGAATTCTTTGCGATGCTACGTGAGCACAAAGACATCGACAGGCATTCGCATTGGAGcgattgtaagaaaaaattggaatCGGATTGGAGATACAGAGTCGTAGAGTCGGCAAGCACGCGAGAAGATTGGTTTAGGGATTATATTCGCATACTGAAGGATGAGCGGAAaaaggagaaggagaaagacaAAGATCATCGGCACAGAGAAAAAGATCACAAGACGGAGAAGAAGGACAGAGATCGTAAGGATTCGGATAAAGGTAAAGAAACGAAGTCTAATAAAGATAGAACCgacaaagataatacaaagGAAAAGAAGCAACGAAGAAGCGAAGCGCCTGCGGAGGAAAAcggaaaggagaaaaaagagacagtgatagagaaagagagcggggAAATCGAAGAAAGTGacgataaaagtataaaaaaagagaacgat AAGGAAGAGGGAGATGATCATTCTGATTCAGAGGAAGATCGTGAGAAACAGAAAAGAGAACGTGAAAGACGGGCAGAGGTCAGTcttcgagaaagagaaagagaagtgcAAAGGACTCTTGCTACGCATCTTCGTGATAGGGATAAAGAGAGACAGCATCATCGTCATACAGAGGCGGTTCAACACTTCAGTGCACTTCTTGCTGACTtg GTTAGAAATGGTGATCTGGCATGGAGAGAAGCAAAGCGACAACTTAGGAAGGACCATAGATGGGAACTTGCTGAAAGTTTAGATCGCGAGGAGAAAGAACGTTTGTTTAACGAACACATCGAGCAATTAGGTCGTAAAAAACGCGACAAATTTCGGGAATTGCTCGACGAAGTAGGCGCATCTACTGAATTAACGGCATCCTGGAAGGACATTAAGAAATTGTTGAAAGATGATCCTAGATACTTGAAATTTTCTTCCAGTGATCGG aAATGCGAGAAGGAATTTAAAGAATACATTAAGGACAAACTTGTTGCTGCCAAAGCTGATTTTAGAGAGCTTCTACag GAAACAAAACTAATCACTGATAAAACGTTCAAAAAAGTTCAAGAAAATAGTTCGCATCTAGcagaaattgaagaaattctGAGAAAAGATCGAAGATTTCTTGTACTCGAAGCTGCCGCTACCGAACGAACTCGATTATTGATGGGTTATTTAGAAGAATTAGCACGAAGAGGTCCTCCACCACCTCCCACTGCTTCAGAGCCATCAAGAAGACCAACtacaaa ttGA